A portion of the Staphylococcus felis genome contains these proteins:
- a CDS encoding CCA tRNA nucleotidyltransferase — protein MSLPFVQAIPILKHIQKNGFEAYFVGGSVRDFIMNREINDVDITTSATPDEIESLFTHTIPVGKEHGTINVVWENENYEITTFRTESEYINHRRPSEVHFVRDLYLDVKRRDFTINAIAMDTEFNLYDYFNGQTDINNKVIRTVGKPVDRFSEDALRIIRGLRFKSQLGFDIDSYTFRAMEEHIEDIQYLSIERIILELKKLLLGQYINKAIIDLHHLNFWEFIPYFNLIQMNAYQMIHPITLEQFIAITTYKSQVNQDIKCLKLSNASTNYITQFKNALIQLNCITNEKSLYQFVYDFGISIALDIEHQRENLMCNHISLPSQSNYNASLIQHIWQSLPIQNRKMLQINGKDLMEVLNKNSGPWLKKVLRDIECAVVQSEVANRKKDLIEWVKLNVKIS, from the coding sequence ATTTCTTTACCTTTTGTACAAGCAATCCCCATCTTAAAACATATTCAAAAAAATGGTTTTGAGGCATATTTTGTAGGGGGATCTGTCAGAGATTTTATTATGAATCGTGAAATAAATGATGTTGATATTACAACGAGCGCTACACCTGATGAAATTGAATCATTATTTACGCATACTATTCCTGTGGGTAAAGAACATGGCACAATTAACGTTGTATGGGAAAATGAAAACTATGAAATCACTACATTTCGAACAGAATCTGAGTATATTAACCATCGTCGCCCAAGTGAGGTTCACTTTGTAAGAGATTTGTATTTGGATGTCAAACGCAGGGATTTCACAATTAATGCTATTGCCATGGATACTGAATTTAATTTATATGATTATTTTAATGGACAAACTGATATAAATAACAAAGTAATACGCACAGTCGGAAAGCCTGTTGATCGATTTTCTGAAGATGCGCTTAGAATTATAAGAGGACTAAGATTTAAATCACAGCTCGGATTTGACATCGATAGTTATACTTTTCGTGCAATGGAAGAGCATATTGAAGACATTCAATATTTATCGATAGAGCGTATCATCCTTGAACTCAAAAAATTATTGCTAGGTCAATATATTAACAAAGCAATCATAGATTTACACCACTTGAATTTTTGGGAGTTTATTCCATACTTTAACTTGATACAAATGAATGCATATCAAATGATTCATCCAATAACACTTGAACAATTTATTGCGATTACAACATATAAAAGCCAAGTGAATCAAGATATAAAGTGTTTAAAATTAAGTAATGCGAGTACCAACTATATTACTCAATTCAAAAACGCTTTAATTCAACTCAACTGTATAACTAACGAAAAGTCGCTATACCAATTTGTATATGACTTTGGAATATCAATCGCTTTAGATATTGAGCATCAACGCGAAAATTTAATGTGCAATCATATTTCTTTACCTTCACAATCAAATTACAATGCATCACTCATACAGCATATCTGGCAGTCACTGCCTATACAGAATAGAAAAATGTTACAGATTAACGGGAAAGATCTTATGGAAGTACTGAACAAAAACAGCGGTCCATGGCTAAAAAAAGTATTACGTGATATCGAATGTGCAGTTGTACAAAGCGAAGTAGCTAATCGTAAAAAAGATTTAATTGAATGGGTGAAATTAAATGTCAAAATATCGTGA
- the bshA gene encoding N-acetyl-alpha-D-glucosaminyl L-malate synthase BshA encodes MKIGITCYPSVGGSGIIATELGILMAERGHEVHFITSNMPFRLNKPVPNITFHQVDVNQYAVFQYPPYDISLSTKIANVINEYDLDVLHMHYAIPHAICGILARQMSGKDIKIMTTLHGTDITVLGYDHSLRNAIKFGIEKSDIVTSVSQSLKQQTNEIIDVNKEIIPIYNFVRESEFPTAYNPKLKELYGIKDNEKVIIHVSNFRKVKRIDTIIDTFALIRAELPAKLLLIGDGPELLDMRMKAKELNLVDDILFLGKQDCMSHFYQFSDLVLLLSEKESFGLTLLEAMNTGVLPIGTRAGGIQEVIKHEETGYLVEVGDSAKAAEYALKLLSNQTLYQSMQQNMLNDIHNRFHSQIIADQYEYYYKKMIGAI; translated from the coding sequence TTGAAAATTGGAATAACATGTTACCCTTCTGTAGGTGGTTCGGGTATTATCGCGACAGAATTGGGTATCTTAATGGCAGAGCGGGGCCATGAAGTTCACTTTATTACGTCTAACATGCCGTTTCGCTTGAACAAACCTGTTCCTAACATCACGTTTCATCAAGTAGATGTGAATCAATATGCAGTATTTCAATATCCACCTTATGACATTTCATTAAGTACGAAGATTGCAAATGTTATAAACGAATACGACTTAGATGTATTACATATGCATTATGCCATACCACATGCCATATGTGGTATTCTTGCACGACAAATGTCAGGTAAGGATATTAAAATAATGACAACATTACACGGCACAGATATTACTGTGCTCGGTTATGACCACTCATTAAGAAATGCAATCAAATTTGGCATTGAGAAAAGTGATATCGTCACAAGTGTAAGTCAATCATTAAAACAGCAGACAAATGAAATTATTGATGTTAATAAAGAAATTATACCTATTTATAATTTTGTACGTGAATCTGAATTTCCAACTGCTTATAACCCAAAGCTAAAAGAACTATATGGTATTAAAGATAACGAAAAAGTGATTATTCATGTGTCAAACTTTAGAAAAGTCAAACGTATTGATACAATTATCGATACATTCGCACTTATAAGAGCTGAATTACCCGCAAAACTGTTGTTAATTGGTGATGGCCCCGAATTACTCGATATGAGAATGAAAGCCAAAGAATTGAACTTAGTTGACGATATTTTATTCTTAGGTAAACAAGATTGCATGAGTCATTTCTATCAATTTTCAGATCTTGTATTGTTATTAAGTGAAAAAGAGAGTTTTGGTTTAACTCTACTGGAAGCTATGAATACAGGTGTACTTCCAATAGGGACACGTGCTGGTGGTATACAAGAAGTCATTAAGCATGAAGAAACTGGTTATTTAGTTGAAGTTGGAGACAGTGCAAAAGCAGCAGAATATGCTTTAAAATTACTAAGCAATCAGACATTGTATCAGTCCATGCAGCAAAACATGCTCAACGATATTCATAATCGTTTTCATTCTCAAATTATAGCTGATCAATATGAATATTATTATAAAAAAATGATAGGAGCTATTTAA
- a CDS encoding nucleotide pyrophosphohydrolase — MKTMQEMQNEVDTYISQFKAGYFSPLANLARLTEEVGELAREINHFHGEKKKKESEAPNSVAAELGDNLFVLLCIANSLDIDMTESFNETMQKFNTRDKNRFERK, encoded by the coding sequence ATGAAAACAATGCAAGAAATGCAAAACGAAGTCGATACATATATTTCTCAGTTTAAGGCGGGGTATTTCTCTCCACTTGCTAATTTAGCGCGCTTAACTGAAGAAGTCGGTGAGCTTGCTAGAGAAATAAATCATTTTCATGGTGAAAAGAAGAAAAAAGAAAGTGAAGCGCCTAATTCAGTAGCAGCTGAGTTAGGGGATAATTTATTTGTTTTATTATGTATTGCCAACTCGCTTGATATCGATATGACAGAAAGCTTTAACGAAACGATGCAAAAGTTTAATACAAGAGATAAAAATAGATTTGAGCGTAAATAA
- a CDS encoding zinc metallopeptidase, translating to MSFMSIIIYMIILMILPMYAQYKVKSNYEKYSQVRSTSGKTGKEVALEILHANGIYDVEVKEGQGFLTDHYDPKNKVVVLSPANFNRPSVAGTAIAAHEVGHAIQHYEGYFFLRFRTALVPVANLGSSLSYLFIMAGFVLTMLQMAIGTTALWIGIFLMAFAVLFSIVTLPVEFDASKRAMNQIQRLNIVNEKEYKHAGRVLRAAAMTYVAATAVAVAELVRFILIARSAE from the coding sequence ATGTCTTTTATGTCAATTATTATTTATATGATTATACTCATGATTTTACCAATGTACGCTCAATACAAAGTAAAATCTAACTATGAAAAATACTCACAAGTTAGATCTACTAGCGGCAAAACAGGTAAAGAAGTCGCTTTGGAAATCTTACATGCTAACGGTATTTATGATGTTGAAGTCAAAGAGGGCCAAGGCTTTTTAACTGATCATTATGACCCTAAAAATAAAGTGGTTGTTTTATCACCGGCAAACTTTAATCGCCCAAGTGTTGCAGGTACAGCGATTGCAGCGCACGAAGTAGGACATGCTATTCAACACTATGAAGGCTATTTCTTCTTACGCTTCCGTACAGCACTTGTTCCAGTTGCTAATCTAGGTAGTTCATTATCATACTTATTCATTATGGCAGGTTTTGTTTTAACAATGCTTCAAATGGCTATAGGAACAACTGCATTATGGATTGGTATTTTCTTAATGGCATTTGCTGTGTTATTCTCAATCGTAACGTTACCTGTTGAATTCGATGCAAGTAAGCGTGCAATGAACCAAATACAGCGTTTGAATATCGTTAATGAAAAAGAATATAAACATGCTGGTCGTGTTTTACGTGCAGCTGCTATGACTTATGTTGCAGCAACAGCAGTAGCAGTAGCAGAACTTGTTCGTTTTATTTTGATTGCACGTTCAGCAGAATAA
- a CDS encoding DUF1405 domain-containing protein, whose amino-acid sequence MSVYQLCNFMIYNRLFLIFLFICNLLGTLYGYYWYAPQLSQSLWYFWPFIPDSPTATLFLVIAIFLFLMNKRSSFFETLAFVTLLKYGIWAVLMNIFMFYTDQTIYLSGLILIFSHMIMAIQSFLFLPRFKFTMMSIVLTVIWVFHNDVIDYVFHQYPVYASLIEYESIIGYVAFWLSILPLSIVFYVYTKRRGKKFDHTQ is encoded by the coding sequence ATGTCTGTTTATCAGTTATGCAATTTTATGATTTATAATCGTCTTTTTTTAATTTTTTTGTTTATTTGTAATCTTTTAGGCACGTTATATGGTTATTATTGGTATGCGCCTCAACTATCTCAATCACTTTGGTATTTTTGGCCGTTCATACCAGATAGTCCCACAGCCACTTTGTTCTTGGTCATTGCAATTTTTTTATTTTTAATGAATAAAAGGAGTTCTTTTTTTGAAACGTTAGCCTTTGTTACATTACTCAAATACGGCATTTGGGCAGTTTTGATGAATATTTTTATGTTTTATACTGATCAAACTATTTACTTGTCTGGATTGATACTTATTTTTTCTCATATGATTATGGCAATCCAATCCTTTTTATTTTTACCAAGATTTAAATTCACTATGATGTCAATCGTTTTAACGGTTATATGGGTATTTCATAATGATGTTATTGATTATGTATTTCATCAATATCCAGTCTATGCCTCCTTAATTGAATATGAATCAATTATCGGTTACGTTGCTTTTTGGCTTTCTATTTTACCGTTATCAATTGTCTTTTATGTTTATACCAAGAGAAGGGGTAAAAAGTTTGACCACACTCAATAG
- a CDS encoding YpiB family protein: protein MFEETLDYAKKSFIEYLLFRYPFKSRISVWILNYLKSDRAFLNHIHFVDQIVPGHPTLEMSISHSSQHAIRYTDNNVTLIDSNAIFNTILQNDCHVDIKIHFPNSKYRDQRLDHLLLYQLLNAHHDKGYLQDVYDIEISQSVKRYLIHYLKSQIDLTLMMNEKQQFQYFSKLLNTIQFKEYE from the coding sequence ATGTTTGAAGAAACATTAGATTATGCAAAGAAATCATTTATAGAGTACCTACTCTTTCGCTACCCATTCAAATCTCGTATTAGTGTTTGGATTCTAAATTATTTAAAAAGTGACAGAGCTTTCCTTAATCATATTCATTTTGTTGATCAAATTGTTCCAGGGCATCCAACATTAGAAATGTCGATCAGTCATTCAAGTCAACACGCTATTCGTTACACCGATAACAACGTGACGCTTATTGATTCTAATGCCATTTTTAATACTATTTTACAAAATGACTGCCATGTCGACATTAAAATTCATTTTCCAAACTCTAAATATAGAGATCAACGTTTAGATCACTTATTGTTATACCAACTACTCAATGCCCATCATGATAAAGGGTATTTACAAGATGTGTATGATATTGAGATATCTCAATCCGTTAAGCGCTATTTGATTCATTATTTGAAGTCTCAGATTGACCTTACACTTATGATGAATGAGAAGCAGCAGTTTCAATATTTCTCTAAATTGTTAAACACGATTCAATTTAAAGAGTACGAATAA
- a CDS encoding tetratricopeptide repeat protein, with protein MQDIYKLIDDINLQKLDQLDSRVQDALQTDNDDALFILGETLYQYGLTPQGLEVFRTLYTKYPDESEILIYFIDGLISENKTDEALERLNEVEISTERLLLEADLYQQINMIDVAVDKIEQALEISPSDPIIHFALAELLYYDGQYLRASREYDIVLETGEYEFNGINLFSRLGDSSLQSGNYSDALKWFDEISDDEMKSDDYLKKAVAYEKNDLTHEAIKIIRTLLNKDPDFIQGYFYLQQLYENEKDYPNAIEIGEEGLKLNQFYKELMYSTGALMIEHGDQNEAVRLLQQALEVDPSYQEPLLMLADFYRNEHDYHALIGLVQYVEEEDMDPKFMWQLAYALGEEERDKEALHFYNLAFELLTNDIDFLKDYYYYLIELGQVNDAKPILSKLLELDSTNAEWQEEQIRLL; from the coding sequence ATGCAAGATATTTATAAATTAATAGACGATATTAATTTACAAAAACTCGATCAACTTGATTCACGCGTTCAAGACGCCTTACAAACAGATAATGATGATGCTTTATTTATTTTAGGCGAAACATTATATCAATACGGCTTAACACCACAGGGTCTTGAAGTATTCCGTACACTTTATACTAAATATCCTGATGAAAGTGAAATCCTGATATATTTCATTGATGGATTAATCTCTGAAAACAAAACAGATGAAGCGTTAGAGCGCTTAAATGAAGTTGAAATTTCAACTGAACGTTTGTTACTCGAAGCAGATTTATATCAACAAATCAATATGATTGATGTCGCAGTCGATAAAATCGAACAAGCGTTAGAAATTTCACCATCAGATCCTATTATTCATTTTGCGCTTGCTGAATTACTTTACTATGATGGTCAATATTTACGAGCTTCAAGAGAATACGACATTGTTTTAGAAACTGGAGAATATGAGTTTAATGGCATCAATCTCTTTTCACGACTAGGTGACAGCAGTTTACAAAGTGGTAATTACTCAGATGCATTAAAATGGTTTGATGAAATTAGTGACGATGAGATGAAATCAGATGACTACCTCAAAAAAGCTGTCGCTTACGAAAAAAACGACCTCACACATGAAGCCATTAAAATCATACGCACATTACTCAACAAAGATCCAGATTTCATACAAGGGTATTTTTATTTACAACAGCTCTATGAAAATGAAAAAGATTACCCTAACGCTATTGAAATAGGTGAAGAAGGCTTAAAATTAAATCAATTCTACAAAGAATTAATGTATAGTACTGGTGCTTTAATGATTGAACATGGCGATCAAAATGAAGCTGTTCGTTTATTGCAACAAGCATTAGAGGTCGATCCATCTTATCAAGAACCACTACTGATGTTAGCTGATTTTTATAGAAATGAACACGATTATCACGCTTTGATTGGTCTCGTTCAATATGTAGAAGAAGAAGACATGGATCCAAAATTCATGTGGCAACTTGCGTATGCACTTGGAGAAGAAGAGCGCGATAAAGAGGCATTGCATTTTTACAATTTAGCTTTTGAATTATTAACTAATGATATAGACTTCTTAAAAGATTACTATTATTATTTAATAGAACTTGGACAAGTAAATGATGCTAAGCCTATACTATCCAAATTATTAGAACTTGACAGCACTAATGCAGAGTGGCAAGAAGAACAAATAAGATTACTTTAG
- the aroA gene encoding 3-phosphoshikimate 1-carboxyvinyltransferase, with translation MVHLNYTSPLKGEITIPGDKSMTHRAIMLASLAKGHSTINQPLLGEDCLRTASIFKKLGVSIDIQDDQIIIDSPGYHEFKTPHQTLYTGNSGTTTRLMAGLLGGLGIQSVLSGDVSIGRRPMNRILKPLKQMNINISAVENNYTPLVIQPSQVQGIDYTMPVASAQVKSAILFAGLFANSKTSVQEIDVSRNHTETMFSHYNIPIKKQGLNITLPKNSIQHIQPRDFVVPGDISSAAFFIVAALIIPGSDITLHHVGINPTRDGIIEIVQKMGGHISLFNQTDGAEPTASIRVRYTPHLKGIKIGGQLIPRCIDELPVIALLCTQANSSSIIVDAEELKVKETNRIDTTAIELSKLGLSVKPTEDGLTIEPSKVSKQNVLDSQTDHRIGMTLAVAALLSNKPITIQQFDCVNVSFPGFLPMLKQLEKEG, from the coding sequence ATGGTACATTTAAACTATACTAGTCCCTTAAAAGGCGAAATCACAATTCCTGGAGACAAATCGATGACCCATCGTGCAATTATGCTCGCTTCTCTAGCTAAGGGTCACTCTACAATTAATCAACCGCTTCTAGGTGAAGATTGTCTTCGAACAGCAAGTATTTTTAAAAAATTAGGCGTTTCAATAGATATTCAAGATGATCAAATCATTATTGATTCACCGGGGTACCATGAGTTCAAGACACCTCACCAAACACTTTACACAGGAAACTCTGGAACAACGACTCGTTTGATGGCTGGATTATTAGGAGGATTAGGGATTCAAAGCGTTCTTTCAGGCGATGTGTCAATCGGAAGAAGACCCATGAACCGTATACTTAAACCGTTGAAGCAAATGAATATCAATATATCTGCTGTTGAAAATAATTATACTCCGCTTGTCATTCAACCAAGTCAAGTACAAGGAATTGATTACACTATGCCAGTCGCAAGCGCTCAAGTCAAAAGTGCCATTTTATTCGCTGGCTTATTTGCGAATAGCAAGACCTCTGTACAGGAAATAGATGTATCAAGAAATCATACAGAAACGATGTTTAGTCACTATAACATACCAATCAAAAAGCAAGGCTTAAATATTACACTACCTAAAAACAGTATACAACACATTCAACCTCGTGATTTTGTTGTTCCAGGAGATATTTCATCAGCAGCATTTTTTATTGTTGCTGCACTTATTATTCCGGGTAGCGATATTACACTCCACCACGTAGGCATCAACCCGACACGTGATGGTATTATTGAAATTGTTCAAAAAATGGGTGGACATATTTCATTATTTAATCAGACTGATGGTGCTGAACCGACCGCTTCTATAAGAGTCCGCTATACACCTCATTTAAAAGGAATTAAAATAGGCGGTCAGTTAATTCCTCGCTGTATTGATGAATTGCCTGTGATTGCTTTACTCTGTACACAAGCTAATAGTTCAAGTATTATAGTGGATGCCGAAGAATTAAAGGTAAAAGAAACCAATCGAATTGATACAACAGCAATTGAACTTAGTAAGCTTGGACTTTCTGTAAAGCCAACTGAAGACGGCTTAACCATCGAACCTTCTAAAGTCTCAAAACAAAATGTGTTAGATAGTCAAACTGATCATAGGATAGGAATGACTTTAGCAGTAGCAGCCTTGTTGTCGAACAAACCTATAACCATTCAACAATTTGATTGCGTCAATGTATCATTCCCAGGCTTTCTACCTATGTTAAAACAATTAGAAAAAGAGGGATAG
- the aroB gene encoding 3-dehydroquinate synthase, producing the protein MQFVTTYPNRNYPIIIEKNASTKLNAFLEHYQHVFILADEEVYHYWKTKIDHIVQSTQSHLILLTSGEKLKNIQHYSTVMEKLLSFQPTRQTCLVSIGGGATGDFVGFLASTLLRGVDLIQMPTTILAHDSSIGGKVGINASQGKNLIGAFHRPSAVLYDLEFLNTLPKSEILSGYAELYKHALLKGEKATLDIERHYNSLNSLLSLSHIESFIFQGIQTKLEIVLKDELEKGQRQYLNLGHTFGHAIEYQHKLPHGHAVMIGILYQFIVTNLIHDTQFDIHHYYQYCVSMSYPVEYIHQFSFEPLYTLMLQDKKNNSDGIRMVLLTELGSPTVCTVNQAILKQAFQILKSLGEEAS; encoded by the coding sequence ATGCAATTCGTAACAACATACCCAAATCGCAATTATCCAATCATAATTGAAAAAAATGCAAGTACTAAACTTAATGCGTTTCTCGAGCACTATCAGCACGTTTTTATTCTTGCTGATGAAGAAGTTTACCATTATTGGAAAACAAAAATTGATCATATCGTTCAATCCACTCAATCGCATTTAATACTTTTAACTTCTGGAGAGAAGTTAAAAAACATCCAACATTATAGTACAGTTATGGAAAAACTTCTGAGCTTTCAACCCACTCGCCAAACTTGTCTCGTTTCCATTGGCGGGGGGGCAACCGGTGATTTCGTAGGATTTTTAGCATCTACTTTATTAAGAGGTGTTGATTTAATCCAAATGCCAACTACTATTTTGGCGCATGATTCAAGTATCGGGGGCAAAGTAGGCATTAATGCTTCTCAAGGTAAAAATTTAATTGGCGCATTTCATCGACCAAGCGCAGTTTTATATGATTTAGAATTTTTAAATACATTACCTAAAAGTGAAATTTTAAGTGGCTATGCAGAGCTATACAAGCATGCATTACTTAAAGGCGAAAAAGCAACATTGGATATTGAAAGGCACTATAACAGCCTTAATTCTTTACTGTCGTTAAGTCATATTGAATCTTTTATATTTCAAGGGATACAGACAAAGCTCGAAATAGTACTTAAAGATGAGCTCGAAAAAGGCCAGAGACAATACCTTAACTTAGGCCACACTTTTGGACACGCCATTGAATATCAACATAAACTTCCACATGGACATGCGGTAATGATTGGTATACTTTATCAATTTATAGTTACTAACTTAATACATGACACTCAATTTGATATTCATCACTACTATCAATATTGTGTATCTATGAGTTATCCAGTTGAATACATTCATCAATTTTCATTCGAACCGTTATATACATTAATGCTTCAAGATAAAAAGAATAATTCAGATGGTATTCGCATGGTTTTATTAACTGAGCTTGGTTCTCCTACAGTTTGTACAGTTAATCAAGCCATTTTAAAACAAGCATTTCAAATACTAAAAAGTTTAGGAGAGGAGGCGTCATAA
- the aroC gene encoding chorismate synthase, which yields MRFLTAGESHGPQLTVIIEGLPANMKIDIAQLNQEMFKRQGGYGRGRRMQIEKDTVEIVSGVRHGVTLGSPVTIVIKNDDFTHWRNIMGASPISDEEKSSMKRVITKPRPGHADLIGGMKYNHKDLRNVLERSSARETAARVAVGAVCKQLLQQLDIQVLSRVVSIGNIKDENNYDIQTIYDHADQNDVRMIDASLVPVVHDVIDQAKKEGDSIGGVVQVIIDNMPIGIGSYVHYDKKLDGRIAQSVTSINAFKGVSFGDGFKMAEKPGSQVQDPILYNESDGYTRASNHLGGLEGGMSNGMPIIVNGVMKPIPTLYKPLESVDILSKESFKASIERSDSCAVPAASIVCEHAVSFEIARALIEEFESNDFSRLQTQIETRRQLNITF from the coding sequence ATGAGATTTTTAACGGCCGGAGAGTCACATGGACCTCAACTTACAGTAATTATTGAAGGCTTGCCTGCGAATATGAAAATAGATATCGCCCAGTTAAATCAAGAAATGTTTAAGCGTCAAGGGGGATATGGACGTGGTCGTCGTATGCAAATAGAGAAAGACACAGTGGAAATCGTTTCCGGTGTACGACATGGAGTTACTTTAGGTAGTCCCGTGACGATTGTAATTAAAAATGATGATTTTACCCATTGGCGTAATATTATGGGCGCTTCTCCAATTAGCGATGAAGAAAAATCTAGTATGAAGCGTGTCATTACAAAACCGAGACCTGGTCATGCCGATCTAATTGGAGGGATGAAGTATAATCATAAAGACTTGCGAAATGTCCTTGAACGTTCCTCTGCGCGTGAAACTGCTGCAAGAGTAGCAGTAGGCGCTGTATGTAAGCAACTCTTGCAGCAACTAGACATTCAAGTTTTAAGTCGCGTAGTTTCTATCGGCAATATTAAAGATGAAAATAATTATGACATTCAAACTATCTATGATCACGCCGATCAAAATGATGTACGCATGATTGATGCCTCTTTAGTTCCCGTTGTTCATGATGTAATTGATCAAGCTAAAAAAGAGGGAGACTCAATTGGTGGTGTTGTCCAAGTGATTATTGATAATATGCCAATCGGTATAGGGAGTTATGTTCATTATGATAAAAAATTAGATGGACGTATTGCACAAAGTGTTACAAGTATTAACGCTTTTAAGGGCGTAAGTTTTGGGGATGGATTTAAAATGGCAGAAAAACCCGGTAGTCAAGTACAAGATCCTATTTTATACAATGAATCTGACGGATACACAAGAGCATCAAATCACCTTGGCGGTTTAGAAGGCGGTATGTCAAATGGTATGCCAATCATTGTAAATGGTGTAATGAAACCTATCCCTACGTTATATAAACCATTAGAGTCTGTTGATATTTTAAGTAAAGAATCATTCAAAGCGTCTATTGAGCGTTCTGATAGCTGTGCAGTACCTGCTGCAAGTATTGTTTGTGAACATGCAGTATCATTCGAAATTGCACGTGCACTTATAGAAGAATTTGAATCAAATGATTTCTCAAGATTACAGACACAAATTGAAACGCGTAGACAACTTAATATAACATTTTAA
- the ndk gene encoding nucleoside-diphosphate kinase — MEKTFVMIKPDAVQRKLIGNIIQRIEQKGLKLVGAKLMTVPTPLAEEHYAEHKERPFYSSLISFITSAPVFAMVIEGDDAVAVSRHIIGSTNPSEATPGSIRGDLGLTVGRNVVHGSDSVESAKREIALWFKEDEINTYQAPDETWLYE; from the coding sequence ATGGAAAAAACTTTTGTTATGATAAAACCAGATGCAGTACAACGTAAACTAATCGGAAATATTATCCAACGTATTGAACAAAAAGGGTTAAAGCTAGTTGGGGCAAAACTTATGACTGTTCCAACTCCATTAGCTGAAGAACATTATGCTGAGCATAAAGAAAGACCTTTTTACAGTTCACTTATTTCATTTATAACTTCTGCGCCTGTTTTTGCAATGGTTATTGAAGGGGACGATGCTGTAGCTGTTTCAAGACACATCATCGGTTCGACAAATCCATCTGAAGCGACTCCAGGTTCAATAAGAGGCGATTTAGGTTTAACTGTGGGTCGTAATGTTGTTCATGGCTCGGATTCAGTTGAATCAGCTAAACGTGAAATTGCATTATGGTTTAAAGAAGACGAAATAAATACATACCAAGCACCAGATGAAACTTGGTTATATGAATAG